A genomic window from Agrobacterium tumefaciens includes:
- a CDS encoding aldo/keto reductase, with amino-acid sequence MQKRKIGTLEVSALGLGCMSMSSAYGPAADKTEMIKLIRFGHERGITLFDTAEAYGPFVNEELLGEAITPIRDMVVIATKFGFDIDLETGERRGGTNSRPKHIKAVAEASLKRLRTDRIDLFYQHRVDPAVPIEDVAGAVKDLIDEGKVQHFGLSEAGVDTIRKAHAVQHVTAVQSEYSLFWRGPEAELLPVLEELGIGFVPFSPLGAGFLTGKIDENTQFDPTDFRNAVPRFSPEARKANIALVDAIKVIADNKQSTPAQVALAWLLAQKPWIVPIPGTTKQHRLEENLGSVDLELTSTDLEEINTILTKIEVVGNRLPEAVLKMTGL; translated from the coding sequence ATGCAAAAACGCAAAATCGGAACCCTCGAAGTTTCCGCCCTCGGCCTTGGCTGCATGAGCATGAGTTCGGCCTATGGGCCAGCGGCCGATAAAACCGAGATGATCAAGCTGATCCGTTTTGGCCATGAGCGGGGCATCACATTGTTCGATACCGCTGAAGCCTACGGCCCTTTCGTCAACGAGGAGCTTCTCGGCGAGGCCATCACGCCCATACGTGACATGGTCGTCATCGCCACCAAGTTCGGCTTCGACATCGACCTTGAAACAGGCGAACGCCGCGGCGGCACCAATAGCCGGCCGAAGCACATCAAAGCCGTCGCGGAAGCGAGCCTCAAGCGCCTCAGGACTGATCGCATCGACTTGTTTTACCAGCACCGCGTCGATCCGGCCGTTCCCATCGAGGATGTCGCAGGCGCTGTGAAAGACCTGATCGATGAAGGCAAAGTCCAGCATTTCGGTTTGTCCGAGGCGGGTGTCGACACCATCCGCAAGGCCCATGCCGTTCAGCACGTCACCGCCGTCCAAAGCGAGTACTCCCTGTTCTGGCGCGGACCTGAGGCCGAGTTACTTCCGGTACTTGAAGAACTCGGGATAGGTTTCGTGCCCTTCAGCCCCCTCGGTGCTGGCTTCCTGACAGGTAAGATCGACGAAAATACCCAGTTCGACCCAACCGATTTCCGCAATGCTGTTCCGAGGTTTTCCCCCGAGGCCCGAAAAGCCAACATCGCACTGGTCGATGCCATCAAGGTCATAGCCGACAACAAGCAATCGACACCCGCCCAAGTCGCTCTTGCCTGGTTATTGGCACAGAAACCATGGATCGTCCCTATCCCCGGCACAACCAAGCAGCACCGCCTTGAAGAAAACCTCGGTAGCGTCGATCTTGAACTGACCTCGACTGACCTTGAGGAAATCAACACGATCCTCACGAAGATCGAAGTCGTCGGCAACAGGCTTCCAGAAGCGGTGCTGAAGATGACCGGCCTTTGA
- a CDS encoding Gfo/Idh/MocA family protein, which produces MTIERPLRLGMIGGGQGAYIGNIHRLAARLDGKWILVAGAFDVDPDRGRAFAINEGLDPARSYGSYQELIAGEISREDRVDAVAVCTPNFTHYPIAKALIEAGFDVICEKPLTATLEDAIALERLSRETGRFVGVTYTYSGYPMVHEARARVAAGEIGEVRTVQVEYPLEWMATAIEQKGNAQAAWRTDPKKNGRGGSIGDIGTHAYHLAGFVTGLKLQSLTADLATFVAGRALDDNAHVMMRYEGGARGLLWSSQVALGNSNGVRLRVFGATGSLQWFQEQPNELVYSPLDGRVQTIKRGADDLSEDARVRTRTPPGHPEGYLEAFANLYAGFAEAIRARKAGREPAAIGRNIPLAYDGLKGVAFVEAVVDSAESADPRWITPVAV; this is translated from the coding sequence ATGACTATCGAAAGACCACTTCGCTTGGGCATGATCGGCGGCGGCCAAGGCGCGTATATCGGCAATATCCATCGTCTCGCCGCGCGCCTTGACGGCAAATGGATACTGGTTGCCGGGGCCTTCGATGTCGATCCCGACCGGGGTCGCGCCTTTGCGATCAATGAGGGGTTAGACCCCGCCCGCAGCTATGGCAGTTATCAGGAGTTGATTGCCGGCGAGATTTCCCGAGAAGACCGCGTCGACGCGGTTGCGGTCTGCACGCCGAATTTTACCCATTATCCGATCGCCAAAGCGCTGATCGAGGCCGGGTTTGATGTAATCTGCGAAAAGCCGCTGACAGCCACGCTGGAGGATGCCATCGCGCTGGAAAGGCTGTCGCGAGAGACCGGCCGTTTCGTCGGGGTGACCTACACCTATTCCGGCTATCCGATGGTGCATGAAGCCCGCGCACGCGTAGCGGCTGGCGAGATCGGCGAGGTTCGCACCGTGCAGGTGGAATATCCGCTGGAATGGATGGCGACGGCCATCGAGCAGAAGGGCAATGCCCAGGCGGCGTGGCGCACCGATCCGAAAAAGAACGGCCGCGGCGGCTCCATCGGCGATATCGGCACCCATGCCTATCATCTGGCCGGTTTCGTGACCGGGCTGAAACTTCAGTCCCTCACCGCCGATCTCGCTACTTTCGTGGCGGGACGGGCGCTGGATGACAATGCCCATGTGATGATGCGTTATGAGGGCGGAGCGCGCGGCCTCCTATGGTCTTCGCAGGTGGCGCTCGGCAATTCCAACGGCGTGCGTCTGCGGGTGTTCGGCGCGACCGGCTCGCTGCAATGGTTTCAGGAACAGCCGAACGAACTCGTCTATAGCCCACTTGATGGGCGTGTGCAGACCATCAAGCGCGGTGCGGACGATCTTTCCGAAGACGCCAGGGTCCGAACCCGCACCCCGCCCGGCCACCCGGAAGGATATCTGGAAGCCTTCGCCAACCTCTATGCCGGTTTTGCGGAAGCCATCCGCGCCCGCAAGGCGGGGCGCGAACCGGCAGCCATCGGCCGCAACATCCCGCTTGCCTATGACGGGTTGAAGGGCGTGGCCTTCGTGGAAGCGGTGGTGGACAGTGCCGAAAGCGCCGATCCGCGCTGGATTACCCCGGTGGCGGTATAG
- a CDS encoding alpha/beta hydrolase: MTTTQAVAADYKQNPFTLVYDGALTKNEPGKVNIHPVTYKLNGLDIVANVYTPADYDPARKYPAIVLAHPNGGVKEQTTGLYAQHLAERGFITITADAAYQGGSGGAPRSVDKPQHRIEDIHGMADFISGFPGVDTARLGLLGICGGGGYSLAAAKTDKRFKAVATLSMFNSGRVRRNGFKDTQMDTIQKRLQQASAARAQEAAGGEVLYAGDANLTDAQIEALPFDLYRQGYHYYWRTNAHPGSTFRYTMSSLMDLMRWDATDEIELIDVPLLMIAGSEADTLYMTEDAFPRATGTKDKELFTIKGAKHIETYWVPEYVEAAVDKLTPFFGRTLV, encoded by the coding sequence ATGACGACGACCCAAGCCGTCGCTGCCGACTACAAGCAAAACCCCTTCACGCTCGTCTATGATGGCGCACTGACCAAAAACGAACCCGGTAAGGTGAACATCCATCCGGTGACGTACAAACTGAACGGCCTCGATATCGTCGCCAATGTTTATACCCCGGCCGACTATGATCCCGCCAGGAAATACCCTGCAATCGTGCTGGCGCATCCGAATGGTGGCGTGAAGGAGCAGACCACGGGCCTTTATGCCCAGCATCTGGCGGAGCGAGGTTTCATCACGATCACGGCCGATGCCGCCTATCAGGGCGGAAGCGGTGGCGCACCGCGAAGCGTCGATAAACCTCAGCATCGCATCGAGGATATCCACGGAATGGCGGACTTCATCAGCGGCTTCCCTGGTGTAGACACGGCGCGTCTAGGACTGCTCGGCATCTGCGGCGGTGGCGGTTATTCGCTGGCAGCGGCAAAGACCGACAAGCGCTTCAAGGCGGTGGCGACGCTCAGCATGTTCAATTCCGGGCGCGTCCGCCGCAACGGTTTTAAGGATACGCAGATGGATACGATCCAGAAGCGTTTGCAGCAGGCGTCCGCTGCCCGCGCGCAGGAAGCGGCCGGCGGTGAGGTTCTTTATGCGGGCGACGCGAACCTCACGGATGCGCAGATCGAAGCCCTGCCTTTCGACCTCTATCGACAGGGCTATCATTATTACTGGCGCACCAATGCACATCCCGGCTCGACCTTCAGATACACGATGAGCAGCCTGATGGACCTGATGCGCTGGGATGCGACGGACGAGATCGAACTTATCGACGTGCCGCTGCTGATGATCGCCGGAAGCGAGGCTGATACGCTTTACATGACCGAAGATGCGTTCCCAAGGGCTACCGGCACGAAGGACAAAGAACTCTTCACGATCAAGGGCGCAAAGCACATCGAAACCTACTGGGTACCCGAATATGTCGAAGCGGCGGTGGACAAGCTGACACCCTTCTTCGGCCGAACCCTGGTTTGA
- a CDS encoding cytochrome P460 family protein: protein MYMAGAAAFVTSAVFLVGMQVHAEPTRATMPEIDKLIHYTTVERGEVTEHIMTTREAIEAVKRGDPIPNGTHVALVDYRGGKVFRYFIMEKGEGWGQDYDENRRTADWQFQWFKPDGTINMEENTARCQRCHTSRADRDFLYTFNEMRRFELK, encoded by the coding sequence ATGTATATGGCGGGTGCCGCCGCCTTCGTAACAAGCGCCGTATTTCTCGTCGGCATGCAGGTCCATGCCGAGCCGACCCGCGCAACCATGCCTGAAATCGACAAGCTCATACACTATACGACAGTCGAGCGGGGGGAGGTTACGGAGCACATCATGACCACCCGTGAAGCAATCGAGGCCGTCAAGCGCGGCGATCCCATTCCCAACGGCACCCATGTCGCGCTGGTCGACTATCGCGGTGGCAAGGTCTTCCGTTACTTCATCATGGAGAAGGGCGAGGGCTGGGGGCAGGATTACGACGAAAACCGCCGTACTGCCGACTGGCAGTTCCAATGGTTCAAGCCGGACGGCACGATCAACATGGAAGAAAACACCGCCCGCTGTCAGCGCTGTCATACCTCGCGGGCCGACAGGGATTTCCTGTACACGTTCAACGAAATGCGCCGGTTCGAACTTAAATGA
- a CDS encoding carboxymuconolactone decarboxylase family protein yields MTHAQTATQTAQPEKQQTRAQQLMGDTAPKLADLTDGVLYNDIWERPELSKRDRSLVTISALIALNRPDQLRSHIRLGLQNGLKKEEIVETITHMAFYSGWPSGVSAVAIAKDVFAEK; encoded by the coding sequence ATGACACACGCCCAGACAGCAACGCAAACGGCACAGCCGGAAAAGCAGCAGACGCGCGCCCAGCAATTGATGGGCGATACCGCTCCGAAATTGGCCGACCTGACGGATGGGGTTCTTTACAACGACATATGGGAACGTCCCGAACTCTCCAAACGTGACCGGAGCCTCGTAACGATCTCAGCGCTGATCGCTCTTAATCGTCCCGATCAACTTCGCTCTCACATCCGCCTTGGCCTGCAAAACGGGCTGAAGAAGGAGGAGATTGTCGAGACCATCACCCATATGGCTTTTTATTCGGGCTGGCCGAGCGGCGTTTCCGCGGTTGCGATCGCCAAAGACGTTTTTGCGGAGAAATAA
- a CDS encoding DUF4405 domain-containing protein, whose amino-acid sequence MNGVLRFRLVLDLIAVGLIVACLAYWWLDNLSHELFGTVLFTLVIVHNVFNRRWYGGVTKRKLDVTRIINLITIVSLAIAMTIMFLTSLLISRDLFPLTAMGGAFAVREIHMFTGYWMLLIVGIHLGTRWQVVMNVFYGMIGMPARSACQTAILRLLTALIMAWGVKSSFDMVFGSKLMLRYSLDMWDFNASTLGFFVNYASIVGLYIAATHFGLRLVSMRARRRMACE is encoded by the coding sequence ATGAACGGCGTCTTGCGGTTTCGTCTGGTCCTCGACCTCATTGCCGTCGGATTGATTGTTGCGTGTCTGGCCTATTGGTGGCTGGACAACCTGTCGCACGAGCTGTTCGGAACGGTGCTTTTCACGCTGGTGATTGTTCATAACGTCTTTAATCGCCGCTGGTATGGCGGCGTGACGAAACGGAAGCTGGATGTCACCCGCATCATCAATCTGATCACGATTGTCAGCCTGGCAATCGCAATGACCATCATGTTCTTAACGAGCCTGCTGATATCGCGTGACCTTTTCCCGCTCACGGCGATGGGCGGTGCTTTCGCCGTCCGGGAAATCCACATGTTCACGGGATACTGGATGCTACTGATCGTTGGCATCCATCTCGGAACGCGCTGGCAGGTTGTGATGAACGTTTTCTATGGAATGATTGGAATGCCTGCTCGGAGCGCTTGCCAGACTGCGATCCTGCGTTTGCTGACGGCCCTTATCATGGCCTGGGGTGTGAAAAGTTCGTTCGATATGGTGTTCGGATCGAAGTTGATGCTGCGCTATTCGCTGGACATGTGGGATTTCAATGCGTCGACGTTGGGCTTCTTCGTGAACTACGCCTCCATAGTCGGCTTATACATTGCCGCAACCCATTTCGGCTTGAGGCTTGTTTCAATGCGGGCGCGTCGAAGAATGGCGTGCGAGTGA
- a CDS encoding sugar phosphate isomerase/epimerase family protein, producing the protein MLTIKGPGVFLAQFAADEAPYNSLASLAQWASAKGFKGVQIPTWDTRLIDMKQAAESDAYCDDLKGMLGEHGLEITELASHITGQLVAVHPAHDAIMDSFAPEHVRGNPAKRRAWAEEQLRFAARASKRLGIDRHVTFPGALLWPYLYPYPQWPEGLVEEGFDELARRWTPILNDFDAYGVDVCYEIHPSEDLHDGHSWELFLDKVKEHPRANLMYDPSHLVLQGMDYLAFIDHYHERIKTFHVKDAEFRPDGKSGAYGGYQPWSKRAGRFRSPGDGQIDFGAIFTKLTTYGFDGWAVLEWECFVKNPEDGASEGARFIADHIIRVSDRAFDDFVKSGANRNANRAMLGLKEQ; encoded by the coding sequence ATGCTGACCATCAAGGGACCGGGCGTTTTTCTGGCGCAATTCGCGGCGGATGAGGCGCCCTACAATTCGCTTGCGTCGCTGGCGCAATGGGCTTCCGCCAAGGGTTTCAAGGGCGTGCAGATTCCCACCTGGGATACGCGACTGATCGACATGAAACAGGCGGCGGAAAGCGATGCCTATTGCGACGATCTGAAAGGCATGCTCGGCGAGCATGGGCTGGAGATCACCGAACTTGCCTCCCACATCACCGGGCAGCTTGTGGCGGTTCATCCCGCCCATGACGCGATCATGGACAGTTTCGCGCCGGAGCATGTGCGCGGCAACCCCGCAAAGCGTCGGGCATGGGCCGAAGAACAGCTGCGCTTTGCCGCCCGCGCCTCGAAGCGTCTCGGCATCGACCGTCACGTGACCTTTCCCGGCGCGCTTTTATGGCCTTATCTCTATCCCTATCCGCAATGGCCGGAAGGGCTGGTCGAGGAAGGTTTCGACGAACTCGCCCGCCGCTGGACGCCGATTCTCAACGACTTCGACGCTTATGGTGTGGATGTCTGCTACGAAATCCACCCAAGCGAAGACCTGCATGACGGGCACAGTTGGGAACTATTTCTCGACAAGGTTAAGGAGCATCCCCGCGCGAACCTGATGTATGACCCCTCGCATCTCGTTTTGCAGGGAATGGATTATCTGGCTTTCATCGATCACTACCACGAGCGGATCAAGACCTTCCACGTCAAGGACGCAGAATTCCGCCCTGACGGAAAATCGGGCGCCTATGGCGGATATCAGCCCTGGTCCAAACGGGCCGGGCGCTTCCGCAGCCCGGGCGACGGGCAGATCGATTTCGGGGCGATCTTCACGAAGCTGACGACCTACGGCTTCGATGGCTGGGCGGTGCTGGAATGGGAATGTTTCGTCAAAAACCCGGAGGACGGCGCGTCTGAAGGCGCGCGTTTCATCGCCGATCACATCATCCGCGTTTCGGACCGCGCCTTTGACGATTTTGTCAAATCCGGTGCCAATCGCAACGCCAACCGCGCCATGCTTGGACTGAAGGAACAATGA
- a CDS encoding (R)-mandelonitrile lyase, translated as MNTKSMVTAAMAFSATAAFAEPDRAVTVTRFNDQTTTAGSPDYFTGSVKVQSRFQAQSPARVGGGVVSFEPAARTAWHTHPLGQTLIVTEGAGRVQHWDGGIQEIGPGDVVWIPPGVKHWHGASSEVGMSHIAVAEALDGQTVEWMEHVTDEQYTKIDGGLD; from the coding sequence ATGAATACGAAATCGATGGTCACCGCCGCCATGGCCTTTAGCGCCACGGCAGCTTTCGCCGAACCGGATCGCGCCGTAACGGTTACCCGTTTCAACGATCAGACGACAACCGCAGGCTCGCCGGATTATTTCACCGGTTCCGTCAAGGTGCAGTCCCGTTTCCAGGCCCAGTCGCCCGCCCGGGTCGGTGGCGGTGTCGTTTCCTTTGAACCCGCTGCCCGCACCGCTTGGCATACGCATCCCCTCGGTCAGACATTGATCGTGACGGAAGGTGCGGGGCGAGTTCAGCACTGGGATGGCGGCATCCAGGAGATCGGACCCGGAGATGTCGTCTGGATACCTCCAGGCGTCAAACACTGGCATGGCGCTTCATCTGAAGTCGGAATGTCGCACATCGCCGTGGCGGAGGCCCTGGACGGCCAGACGGTGGAATGGATGGAACATGTGACCGACGAGCAATACACCAAGATTGATGGAGGCCTTGATTGA
- a CDS encoding alpha/beta hydrolase codes for MPKIFTKTISIFVFSAIAASCSVAFAQTASKAEPLVIEQQGSFAVGGTVSSKPGTYNNNAPTAEGQTLHGDHAYVFYQVPQNPKPLPIVMLHGAFQSARSWETTPDGREGFQNIFLRRGYSTYLVDQPRRGRAGNSTVATTIEPTPYDQLFFDQFRIGKWPDYFGNVQFSRDPATLDQFLRSVTPNTGPYDAKVISDAMSALFDRTGPAILFTHSQAGGPGWLTAIKNPNVKGIVALEPGSGFIFPEGEIPGDMPSAAGTLKAEAVPAADFEKLTRLPIVIYYGDNFPTEPTAERGQDNWRVRLAMAKLWVEAVNRHGGDATLVHLPDIGIKGGTHFLMSDLNNVEIADQVSKFLADKKLD; via the coding sequence ATGCCAAAGATTTTTACCAAAACCATTTCAATCTTCGTATTTTCCGCCATCGCTGCGTCCTGCAGCGTCGCCTTTGCCCAGACAGCGTCAAAGGCCGAACCCCTTGTCATTGAGCAGCAGGGAAGCTTTGCAGTCGGCGGTACGGTTTCGAGCAAACCCGGAACCTACAACAACAATGCGCCGACAGCCGAAGGCCAGACGCTGCATGGCGACCACGCCTATGTGTTCTATCAGGTTCCGCAAAATCCGAAGCCGCTGCCGATCGTCATGCTGCATGGCGCGTTCCAGTCGGCGCGCAGCTGGGAGACGACGCCGGATGGCCGCGAGGGTTTCCAGAATATCTTCCTGCGCCGTGGCTACTCCACTTACCTTGTCGACCAGCCGCGCCGAGGCCGCGCGGGCAACAGCACGGTTGCAACGACGATCGAGCCGACACCCTATGACCAGCTCTTCTTCGACCAGTTTCGTATCGGCAAATGGCCGGACTATTTCGGCAATGTTCAATTCTCCCGCGATCCGGCAACGCTCGATCAATTCCTGCGTTCGGTCACGCCGAACACCGGACCGTATGATGCCAAGGTAATTTCCGATGCCATGTCGGCCCTGTTTGACAGGACGGGGCCTGCCATCCTGTTCACACACTCGCAGGCGGGTGGTCCCGGCTGGCTGACGGCGATCAAGAACCCGAACGTCAAGGGTATCGTGGCGCTGGAGCCTGGAAGCGGGTTCATCTTCCCCGAAGGCGAGATACCCGGGGACATGCCGAGCGCCGCAGGCACACTGAAAGCCGAGGCTGTTCCCGCCGCCGACTTCGAAAAACTGACGCGCCTGCCGATCGTCATCTATTACGGCGATAATTTCCCGACGGAACCGACCGCCGAACGCGGGCAGGACAATTGGCGCGTCAGGCTGGCAATGGCGAAGCTCTGGGTGGAGGCCGTCAACAGGCATGGTGGCGACGCGACGCTCGTGCACCTGCCGGATATCGGCATCAAGGGCGGCACGCATTTCCTGATGTCGGACCTGAACAACGTCGAGATCGCCGATCAGGTCTCGAAATTCCTCGCCGACAAGAAGCTCGACTAA
- a CDS encoding LysR family transcriptional regulator, with protein sequence MPQENFNDLAAFVTVAREQSFTRAAVKLGVSQSALSQTVRSLEERLGLRLLTRTTRRVSPTAAGERLLQTAGPRFDEIQSELSALSDMRDKPAGTVRITTGEHAAISVLAPALEKIISNYPDINVEITVDYGLTDIVAERYDAGVRLGEQLAKDMIAVKIGPEMRMAVVGAPSYFQQNPWPEVPEDLTSHNCIQIRMPTYGNILAWEFEKDGHELKVRVEGQLVFNNIAMRLDATKRGLGLAYMPEDLVTDEIAKGALIRVLEDWCAPFSGYHLYYPNRRHASPAFALVVDALRYRG encoded by the coding sequence ATGCCGCAGGAGAACTTCAACGATCTGGCTGCCTTCGTTACCGTCGCGCGTGAGCAGAGCTTTACCCGGGCCGCCGTCAAGCTGGGTGTCTCGCAGTCCGCATTGAGCCAGACGGTGCGCAGTCTCGAGGAGCGACTGGGTCTGAGGCTTTTGACGAGAACGACAAGGCGCGTGTCGCCCACGGCTGCGGGTGAGCGCCTGCTCCAGACCGCAGGTCCAAGGTTCGACGAAATTCAGTCCGAACTTTCGGCGCTCAGCGACATGCGGGACAAACCCGCGGGAACCGTGCGCATCACGACAGGGGAACACGCCGCGATCTCCGTTCTTGCGCCGGCACTTGAAAAAATCATTTCGAATTACCCCGACATCAATGTCGAAATTACCGTCGATTACGGGCTGACGGATATTGTTGCGGAGCGCTATGACGCAGGGGTCCGGCTCGGTGAGCAGCTTGCAAAGGACATGATCGCGGTCAAGATCGGCCCCGAGATGCGCATGGCCGTGGTTGGCGCGCCATCCTATTTCCAGCAGAATCCCTGGCCGGAAGTACCCGAGGATTTAACCTCCCACAATTGCATCCAGATTCGCATGCCGACCTACGGCAACATCCTCGCCTGGGAATTCGAGAAGGATGGCCATGAACTCAAGGTCAGGGTGGAAGGGCAACTTGTCTTCAATAACATTGCAATGCGCCTCGATGCCACAAAACGAGGGCTTGGCCTTGCATATATGCCGGAGGACCTTGTTACGGACGAGATAGCGAAGGGAGCACTGATACGGGTTCTCGAAGACTGGTGCGCGCCTTTTTCCGGCTACCACCTTTATTATCCAAATCGACGTCACGCATCTCCGGCCTTTGCCCTTGTGGTGGACGCGCTTCGATATCGCGGATAA
- a CDS encoding SDR family oxidoreductase, producing the protein MNRIEGKIAVITGGTQGLGAAVAQLFAQAGAAGIVIVGRGVEKGQAVASAITQKTGVPVEVVAADLGNIDDVRTIIPAADKRFGRVDILVNAAGLTDRGNMLNTTPELFDRMFAVNTRAPFFLIQDAAKVMIREGIEGRIVNVGSMSGLTGQPFLAPYAASKGALATVTRHAGFSLMRHRIHVNQLDIGWMNSDHERKLVLSETGDPDFIDRAAAAKPFGRILDPVEVARAILWMASDDGGMMTGAVIPFDQSVYGGYDDAPVPAKKLEE; encoded by the coding sequence ATGAACCGTATTGAAGGAAAAATCGCCGTTATTACAGGCGGAACCCAGGGCTTGGGCGCAGCCGTTGCGCAGCTATTTGCGCAGGCTGGTGCCGCGGGGATCGTCATCGTCGGGCGCGGTGTGGAAAAGGGCCAGGCTGTTGCAAGCGCCATCACCCAGAAAACGGGCGTGCCTGTCGAAGTGGTGGCCGCCGATCTCGGCAACATCGATGATGTCCGCACCATCATCCCGGCTGCCGACAAACGCTTCGGGCGTGTCGATATTCTCGTCAATGCGGCGGGGCTGACGGATCGCGGCAACATGCTGAACACGACACCCGAGCTCTTCGATCGCATGTTCGCGGTCAATACGCGCGCGCCGTTCTTCCTCATTCAGGATGCGGCCAAGGTGATGATCCGCGAGGGCATCGAAGGCCGTATCGTGAATGTCGGATCGATGTCGGGGCTGACCGGCCAGCCCTTCCTTGCGCCTTATGCGGCCTCGAAAGGGGCACTTGCCACCGTCACCCGCCATGCCGGCTTTTCGCTGATGCGCCATCGTATCCATGTGAACCAACTCGATATCGGCTGGATGAATTCCGATCACGAGCGCAAGCTCGTCCTCTCCGAGACGGGCGATCCCGATTTCATCGACCGTGCGGCGGCGGCCAAGCCGTTTGGGCGGATTCTCGATCCTGTCGAGGTGGCCCGCGCCATCCTGTGGATGGCGTCTGACGATGGCGGCATGATGACGGGTGCGGTGATCCCCTTCGACCAATCGGTCTATGGCGGTTACGACGACGCGCCGGTGCCCGCCAAAAAGCTGGAGGAATAG
- a CDS encoding MFS transporter, translating into MPKRQATTAPANKTAILAIILVSYVMIVLDISVVLTGLPKIHHELGFTDAGLAWVQSAYTLTFGGFLLLGARAGDILGRRRMFIIGMAIFTLASVAIGASQSSAWMLSWRAIQGLGSAILAPSTLALLQINFEEGEERVRAVSLYSAAAGVSATVGLIAGGLLADWLSWRAGFLINLPIGIAMILAARACIPETAKQPGALDVPGALSSTIGMSGLVYGFIRSAQAGWDTTTIAILVISVTLLGLFILIERRAPQPILPLRLFSDLERSGAYGARVLYLGAMVGFFFFTTLYLQEVAGLRPALTGLAFVPATMLHVPIAMIVPRLIQRFGRNTVLVTGMVVGIVAMGWLSRAGIGSNYWTAIAMPMILIGISQGLVLSPLTSSGVARVDHADAGAASGAVNVAHQMGSSVGLSLLIAIAAIGSAGLTGAELTAYRVSHAFEAGTVMLMATLVIALLTIVPTATRRAPAETEAAPTESAA; encoded by the coding sequence ATGCCAAAAAGACAAGCGACCACCGCCCCTGCCAACAAAACCGCGATCCTCGCGATTATCCTCGTGAGCTACGTGATGATCGTTCTCGACATCTCGGTCGTGCTGACCGGGCTTCCGAAGATCCATCACGAACTGGGGTTCACCGACGCCGGGCTGGCATGGGTGCAGAGCGCCTATACGCTGACCTTCGGTGGTTTCCTGCTGCTCGGCGCTCGCGCCGGCGACATTCTGGGACGCCGGCGCATGTTCATCATCGGTATGGCTATATTCACACTGGCTTCCGTCGCCATCGGGGCTTCACAGTCCTCCGCATGGATGCTGTCATGGCGGGCAATACAGGGACTGGGCTCCGCCATCCTTGCTCCCTCCACTCTGGCCCTCCTCCAGATCAATTTCGAAGAAGGCGAAGAACGCGTCCGTGCGGTGTCGCTCTATAGTGCCGCGGCTGGTGTTTCAGCCACAGTCGGACTGATTGCCGGCGGCCTTCTCGCTGACTGGCTGTCCTGGCGCGCCGGCTTCCTGATCAACCTGCCGATCGGGATCGCAATGATCCTTGCGGCCCGCGCCTGCATCCCTGAGACGGCAAAGCAGCCGGGTGCCCTGGACGTTCCTGGAGCGCTCTCCTCGACGATCGGCATGAGCGGGCTCGTCTACGGTTTCATCCGCTCAGCACAGGCTGGCTGGGATACAACGACCATCGCCATCCTTGTCATTTCGGTGACGCTCCTTGGCCTTTTCATCCTCATCGAGCGCCGTGCACCGCAACCCATTCTCCCACTTCGGCTGTTTTCGGATCTCGAGCGTTCGGGGGCCTACGGCGCGCGTGTCCTCTATCTCGGCGCGATGGTCGGTTTTTTCTTTTTCACGACGCTTTACCTTCAGGAAGTCGCTGGCTTGCGCCCGGCGCTTACGGGTCTCGCCTTCGTGCCGGCAACGATGCTGCACGTACCGATCGCCATGATCGTGCCGCGCCTCATCCAGCGCTTCGGGCGTAACACGGTCCTTGTCACAGGCATGGTTGTCGGCATCGTCGCCATGGGCTGGCTCAGCCGCGCGGGCATAGGCTCCAATTACTGGACCGCCATCGCAATGCCGATGATATTGATCGGGATCAGTCAAGGTTTGGTACTGAGTCCCCTGACCTCCTCCGGTGTCGCCCGGGTGGATCATGCGGATGCCGGGGCCGCATCCGGCGCAGTCAACGTTGCCCACCAGATGGGCAGCTCGGTCGGTCTCAGCCTGTTGATCGCCATTGCGGCCATCGGATCTGCTGGCCTCACTGGCGCGGAACTCACCGCCTACCGTGTGTCGCATGCCTTTGAGGCCGGAACAGTGATGCTTATGGCAACATTGGTGATCGCGCTTTTAACCATTGTGCCGACCGCCACACGGCGGGCACCCGCCGAAACAGAGGCCGCCCCGACAGAAAGCGCGGCCTAA